The window TCGCCCGACGTCATGTTCTTGGTGGGGTAGAGGCTGAACATCGCGAAGGCGCCGAAGGTGCCGACCGGGCGTCCGTCGATGGTGGCGGCGTGCGCCTGCGCGGCGTCCTCGAACACGGCGAGCGAGTGGTCGTCCGCGATCCGCTGGATGCCTGCCATGTCCGCGGGGTGGCCGTAGAGGTGCACCGGCATGATCGCGGCCGTGCGCGGCCCGACCAGGCTCTCGACGGCGGCCGGGTCGAGGTTGAAGCTGTCCGGGTCGATGTCCGCGAACACCGGCTCGGCGCCGGCGAGGACGACCGCGTTCGCGGTCGCGGCGAACGTGAACGACGGCACGATCACCTCGTCGCCCGGACCGATGCCGGCGGCCAGTAGGCCCAGGTGGAGCCCGGAGGTGCCGGAGTTGACGGCGGCCGTGTGCCGGCCGTCCACCAGGGCGTCGGCGAACTCGCGCTCGAACGCGGCCACCTCGGGCCCCTGGGCGAGCATGCCGCTGCGCAGCACGGCGTCGACGGCCGAGCGCTCCTCCTCACCGATGAGCGGACGGGCGGCAGGGATGAATTCTGGCTGGGTCATTCGATTCGTTCGAGAGCGCCGTTCGCCTCTCGGTACCTTTCTCCGGTTCGCGGGCAGCTCCACACGCCGCCCTCTTCGCGCAGGGGGACCCCCGCGCGCCCGACCCAGCCGATGCGGCGGGCGGGCACCCCGACGACGAGAGCGTGGTCGGGCACATCCTTGGTCACCACGGCGCCCGCGGCGACGGTCGCCCAGCGCCCGATGGTGACGGGCGCGACGCACACGGCCCGGGCGCCGATGGAGGCGCCCTCGAGCACGGTCACGCCGACCGGCGTCCAGTCGGCGGCCGACTTCAGCTCGCCGTCCGGGCTCACGGCGCGCGGGTACTGGTCGTTGGTGAAGACGACCGCCGGGCCGATGAAGACGCCGTCGCCGATCGCGGCGGGCTCGTACACCAGCGCCAGGTTCTGGATCTTGCAGTTGTCGCCGACCGTCACACCCGCGCCGATGTAGGCGCCGCGGCCGACGATGCACGAGCGGCCGATGGTGGCGTGCTCCCGCACCTGCGCCAGGTTCCAGATCTTCGTCCCGTCGCCGACGACCGCGTCGGCGGACACATCGGCGTCGGAGGCGACGAACGTCACGTGGTGGTCCTCTCGGGGCGGTGCGGGCGCGGGATGCGGCGTCCGCAGTCGAAAATACCAGTTCATCGGGCGGGCGGCCGGATCGCGGCCGTCCGCTTCCCGACATGGTTGAATAGGTGTGCCCTGCTCAGGACACCGAAAAGGCTCCCACCACGCACATGATCGTCTTCATCTATGGAACGACGGCGGAAGCGATCAAGCTCGCTCCCGTGATCCGGCGTCTCCGGGCCCGGGGCAATCGCATCCAGCAGTGGGTCACGATGCAGCACACGGACGCGCTCGTGAAGGTCATGGACCAGCTCGGACTCGGCGAGCCCGACGTCGTCATCGCCAACGGGGCCAACGGCCGGCCGCTGCGCGGCACGCGCGACGTCGTCAGCTGGGGCACCTCCGTCGCGGGATGGCTGCGGCGCAACCGCAAGCGGCTCAAGCAGACGCTGCCCCCCGACACGGTCATCGTCGTCCACGGGGACACGATGACGAGCGTCGCCGGCGCCTGGATCGCGAAGCGCCTCGGCCTGCCGTGCGCGCACATCGAGGCCGGCCTCCGCAGCGGCAACTGGCGCCACCCCTTCCCGGAAGAGCTCGACCGCCGCATCGTCGGCACCATGGCGACGGTGCACTACACGCCGTCGGAGGAGGCCACCCGCAACCTGGCCAAGCGCGACAACGTCGTCTACACGTACGGCAACACCGCGCTCGACGCCGTGCTCGATCACGGCGACCAGGCGGGCGGGGGCGAGGAGCCGTTCGGCGTCGCCCTGCTGCACCGGTTCGAGTTCATCTCCAACTCGCAGCTGGTGGATGACACCCTCGCGGTCCTCCAGGAGAGCCCCATCCCGGTCCGGCTCATCGTCGACGTCTTCAACCGCGAGACGCTGGAGAAGGCGCTGCAGAAGACCGGCGGCGACCGCATCACCGTCATCCCGAAGCTCAGCCACGACGCCTTCGTCGAGATGCTGAAGCAGGCCGCCTTCGTCGTCACCGACTCCGGCGGCGTGCAGGCGGAGTCCGCCCTGCTCGGGCTGCCCACGCTCATCCACCGCAAGGCCACGGAGCAGGCGGAGGGCATCGGCCGCAACATCCTGCTCTCGGAGTGGGACCTCGGTCGCCTGCGCGGCTTCCTGACCGACTACGAGTCGATGCGCCACGGCCTGGAGCGGCCCGAGTTCTCGCCGTCCGACATCATCGTCGCCGACCTGGTGAGCAGGGGGTACGCCGATTAGCGTCGACCCGGCCGGCGCGCCGGCGAGCGGCGCTCGCGGCATGGTCGCGCGGCACGGCCGCGCGCTCGCGGAGATCGGCATCGTCAGCGCGCTCGGCATCGTCGCGACGACGGCCTTCCAGATCATCACGATCCGCGGACTGGGGCCGTCCTCGTACGGTCTGCTCGCGGCGGCGCTCGCGCTCATCAACGTCGCGGCGATCGGCAGCTCCGCGCTGCGCAACTCCGTCGCCGTGACCACGGCCGAGACCCTCCACAGCGGCCTCGCGCCGGCCGCGACCGGCCGCCGCCGGCTCGACGGGTCGTTCATCGAGGCCCTGGTGCTGGGAGGCCTCGGCACCCTGGGCGTCTTCGCGCTCTCCTCGACGCTCGCGGCCCCCGGCGCTCTCGGTCTCGTCACCGTGCTGCTCACCGCGGCCGCGATGATCCCCAACTTCCTGTTCGCGCGAGCGCAGGGCCGCCTCCAGGGCGCCGGAGACTCGCGCGCCGTGGTGTGGTGGTCGACGGGAGCCCAGGTCGCGCAGGCGGTGCTGGCGCTGATCGCGGTGCTCCTCTCGGCGCAGTCGAGCGCCATCCTCGCCATCCTCGTGCTGACGGCGCTCGCCGGGGCGATCGGCGCGAGCCTCCAGGCGCGGCGCGAGGCGGTGCCGCTCACCGGCCGCCCGTTCACCGTCAACAGCACGGTCGTGCTGCTGCTGACCATCGGCTTCGCGTGGTTGACGAACGCCGACGTGGTGTTCGTGCGCTCCGGCACGCCGCAGGAGGTCGCCGGCGCCTACGCGGCAGCAGCCGTGCTGATCAAGACGACGCTCATCGTGCCCGCCACCTTCTCGCTCTACCTGCTCCCGCGCTTCGTGCGCTCGCGGGGGAACGCCGCGCTCACCAACCTCGGCGTGACCGTGATCCTCGTCATCACCGCGCTGACCGGCGTCGCGATGTTCGTGATCGTCGCGGTGGCCGGCGACTGGATCGTCGGCCTGCTCTTCGGTTCGCACTACGCGCTGACCGGGCAGATCGTCGTCGGTTTCGCGATCGCGTGGCTGCCGTGGGCGCTCGCCCAGGGCATCCTGGTGCGGATCACGGCCGCCGCCTCCCGCGTCGCGCTCGCCGTCTTCGCGCTGGCCACGCTCGCGCAGTGGGCGGCCGCGTCGCTCACCCTGCCCGACATCGACGCCTGGCTGGTCGCCAACGGCGTCATCGGCCTGTTCGTCTTCCTGTCGCTCTACGCCATCCACTGGGTGCTGCTGCGGCGGCACCGCACCGTGGAGCCGGCTGGGACCGCCGAGGGGGAGCCGGGGCGGCCGTGACCAGCTACGAACCGCTCAACGAGCCGCTGCCCGTGCAGACGGCGGCCGGCGAGGGCTCCCAGACGTCGACGAGGTCGGGGACCCGGTCGTCCGTCGCGCTGATCCTCGGTGCGACGGTCGTCTCCGGGCTCAGCGGCTACCTGGTCACGTGGCGCGTGTTCACCGCCAGCGGTGCGGCCGGTTACGCCGTGTTCTCGGTGTTCTGGTCGGCGCTGTTCCTCGTCGTCGGCGTTCTGTTCGGCGTGCAGCAGGAGGCGACCCGTGCCGTCGCCCAGGCGGACCGCGAGTCCGCCGCGGTGCAGCCTGGCGCCCGCCGATCGTCGATCTGGCTGTTCGCCGCCGTGCTGGCGGTGGTCGTGCTGGCCGTCGTGCTTGTCAGCGCCCTCCTCTGGGCGCCCCCGTCGCTCGGCCCCGACAACGCGGGACTGAGCGTCTTCGTCGCCGTCGGCGCGGCGTTCAACTGCCTGGTCGCCGCCGGCTCCGGGGTCATGGCCGGCAGCGGGATGTGGCGGCAGCTCGCGGGGGTCGTCGCCCTCGACGGCGTGCTGCGCGTCGCGTTCGTGCTGCTGACCCTCGCCGTGACCACGCAGCCCTGGGCGCTCGCACTGGCCGTCATCCTGCCGTTCCCGCTGGCGCTGGCCGTCGTCTTCCTCACCGCGCCGCGCGAACTGGTGCGACGCGCCGTGGTGCCCGAGCGGATGCGCGGACTCGCGGCCAACACCCTCCGCACGATGATCGCGGGGTCGGCGACGGCGGTGCTCATCAACGGGTTCCCGCTCATCCTGTCGTTCTTCGCGAGCCCGTCCGGACACCGGGCGCTCGGCTCGCTCGTGCTCGCGGTGACGCTCACCCGTGCGCCCATCCTGGTGCCGCTCATGGCCCTCTCCAGCTTCCTGGTCAGCCAGTTCGCCCGGGCGCCGCACGGCGCCATCCGGCTCGTCACCCGCCTGTCGGTGCTGATCGCCGCGGTGGTCGCGGTGCTCTGCCTGTGCGCGTGGCTCTTCGGGGTGCCGGTCATCCGCGCGGTGTTCGGCAGCCAGTTCGACCTCGACGCGGCCACGCTGACGGCTCTCGTGGCGTCGTCCGGCATGATCGGCATCCTGTGCGTCACGGGCTCGGCCGTGCTGGCGCGCAACCTGCACGGCGGCTACGCCATCGGCTGGGTGGCGGCGTCGGTCGTGACGATCGTGCTGCTGTTCCTGCCGCTCCCGCTCGAAGGCCGTGCCGCTCTCGCGCTCGCGGCCGGACCCGCGGTCGGCATCGCGGTGCACCTGTGGTGGCTGCGTCCGCGTGCGACCGGTGACGCCGAGCCGAGCGCGGCGACGGGGGAGGAGCGGGCATGACCGACGACCGTGCGAGCGGGCTCGACCTCAGCATCGTGATCGCGTCCTACGACTCGGCCCCGTGGCTGCCGACCACCATCGGGTCGCTGCAGACGGCGCTGGCTCGGTCGGACGTCCGCGCCGAGATCGTGGTCGTCGACGACGGATCCACCGACGGAACGGCCGAGGTGCTCGCCGAGCTGGCGTCCACCTCCGCCGTGCCGCTCCGCGTAATCGCTCAGGAGAACCGCGGACGCTTCCTCGCCCGCTGGGAGGGCGCGCAGGCGGCCCGGGCCGACCGCTTGCTCATCTTCGACTCGCGCCTGCTGATGGGCCCCGACTCGTTCGCGTACTTCGAGACGGTGGATGCGGCCCTCGGCAGCCCGCCGTGGAACGGGCACGTGCCGACCGACCCGGCCGCTCCGCTGGTCGGCCGCTTCTGGGAGGTGCCGACCCACATCTTCTGGGGTGACTACCTCGCGCATCCCGCGCCGACCGAGATCGGCCTCGACAACTTCGACCGCGTGCCCAAGGGGACCGGCTGCCTGGTCATCGACAAGCAGCTGTTCCTGGACGCGTGCCTCGCGGCCTGGCCGGAGGAGAACGCGCACCTCGTCTCCGACGACACGAAGCTGCTGCGCTACGTGTGCGAGCGCCGTCCGCTCCGGCTCGACCCCGGCTTCCGCGCGCTGTACCGCCCGCGCACCACCGTTCGGGGATTCCTGCGCCACGCGTACGAGCGCGGCACGCTTTTCGTGGACAGCTACGCCGGGACGAGCGCCCTGCGCAACGTCGTGCTGTGGGCGCTGGCCGTCGTGCCGGTGATCGCCGTGCTCGCCCTGCTCCTGTCGCTGGTGCTGGGCGCCTGGTGGGTCGTGGTCGTGCTGCTCGCGCTCGTTGTGCTGGGGCTGCTGGCCCCGGCAGCGGCTGCCGCCGCCGGGCGCGCTCCCGGGCGTGCTGTCGCGGCGTACCTGACCTACGTCGTGCCGTTCGGCGCGGTGTTCTGGGCCGGCCTGGTGCGTGGGCTGAGGGTGCACCGGAGGTCGTTCGCGCGCTCGACGCCGGCGGCCTGAGCCGGACGGTGGGCGTCTGTCGTCAGGCTGCCGCCTGCCGTCATCCCGCCGCTTCGTGGTGCGGCAGCCGCAGCCGCCAGCTCATGCCCTGCGACGCCTTGACGGTGCAGATCACCAGCAGCATCCACCCGGACTCGACCAGGATCGAGCTCTCGAACACGCTGGTGACGAGCAGCGCGACCAGGACGAGCGGCGCCCAGGCGTAGACGACGCTGCGGCGGTTGGAGGCGAGCAGCCACGAGCGGCCGAAGGCCAGGGCGATCAGCGCCACGAAGAGCAGCAGGCCGATGATGCCGACCTGCAGGTAGACGTCGAGGTAGGCGTTCAGACCGTCCGCGTGGTACACGCCGGTCGCCGCCTGGATGGCCGTGAACGGGTAGAGGTCGGTGGGCCAGGAGCCGACCCATCCCCAGCCCACGGTCTGCTGCACCGGGATGAGCTGCCAGATCTGGATCCACAGCTGGTAGCGCACCTGGAAGTCGGCGCGCGCGTTGAGCAGGTCGATGACGCGGGTGCGGTAGATGTAGGCGGCGACCAGTGCCGCGACCGTGAGGACGGCGAGCCCCCACTGGAAGTAGGGCCGCTGGTGGGGACGGACCTTGCGCATCAGGTACAGCGCCAGGGTGGCGAGCCCGACGACGACCGACACGGCGGCGATGACGGGGGAGTGCGCGAGCAGGATGCACAGCCCGGCGAGCGTGATGGAGAACGCCGCCACGGGTGGACGGACGGACCGGGTGCGCAGCTCGACCAGGAAGGTGACGAACGCGATGAGCGCGACGATGCTGAGCTGGTTGCGCGAGCCGAACAGTCCCTGGATCGGTCCGCCGAGTGCGATGTTGCCCTGGATGCCGAGGAACTTCATCGGGGCGTCGAGCAGCAGGCCGCTCAGCACCTCCAGGGACAGCGAGAGGGTGAGCAGGAACCGCAAGGCGTCGCCGACGACCCGGACGATCTGGATGGCGTCCCGCACCAGCGCGATGTAGACGGCGAGGAAGGCGAAGATCAGCTGGTAGATCACCGCGCCGAACGTCGCCCACTGGTATTGGCTCCACAGCAGCGACAGCGCGCACCAGCCGACGAACAGCAGGGCGGAGATGGGCAGGAGCCCGTGCCATTCGATGAGCCGCCACTGCGCCGCGAACGACAGGGCCGCCAGGGCGACGAGGACGCCGAGCGCGCCGATCAGTCCTGGCCAGCCGATCATGCCCCGGATCGCGTGCGTCGAGAACCCCGTGATCACCGCGAGGAGGGCGAGTGTCGAGGTGAAGCGGGCGGAGCCCAGGAACTCGGTGACCGCGGGCGGCACCAGGGTCCGAGGGGGCGTTGCCATACCAGGAATCCTACGGGGCCGACCCCGCGGCTCTCACTTCGGGGCGGGTGCGGCGCTCCGGCGGCCGAGCGGACGCGTGCGCCTCGTCAGCACCAGGAGCGCCCCGATCCCTGCCAGTGCGCCTCCGGTGATCAGGAGCGTCGTGATCTCGGATCCGCTCTCCGCCAGCCGGGTCGTCGGCCCGTCGACGGCCGCCGGCTGGACGGTCGGGGATGGGGCCGGGGGATCGGACGTCCCTGCCCTGCCCGGCTGGACCCCGGTCGCCGGAAACGCCTCGCCGACCGCCTGCTGCAGCCGGGCGGCGAGGAAGGATGCGCCTGCGGCGTTCGGGTGCATCGCCCCCTCGGCGAGAGTCGGAGGCTGGAGGGACGTCAGGCTGATGCCGTTCAGGTACGGACCGGTCGTCCCCGTGCAGGGCGTGTGCGCGTCGGAGTCGGCGAGAACCGAGACGAAGGTCGCGCCGTTGCGGTCGGCGGAGGCGCGCTGCGCTGCGTCGAGCCGTGCGCTGAGCGACGCGATGAGCGGCCGGTCCGCATCCGTGAACGGGAAGGCATTCCGCGGAAGCGGCGGCTGACCGGTGCCGAGCGCCGAGCTGAAGCACCCGCCGGCCGGAGTGGCGGCGTCGGTCGGCGCGAGGGCGGGGTAGCCGAGGACGATCACCTTCGCGTTCGGCGCCTTCCGGTGGATGGCCGCGAGCATCGCATCCAGCCCAGGGGCGAGCCCGTCGACCGCGGCGGCGAGCTGCGACCCGAATTTCACGGCGCAGCTGGGCGACGCCGGATCTTGCAGGAGCGGACCGGACGGGCCCAGCGCCGCACACGAGGCAAGCACCGTCGAGAAGCCCGCGTCATTGCCCCCGATGGACACCGTGACGAGCGCCGTATCGGCGGTGACCGCATCCAGCTGGGCCGGCACGGTGGCGCCCGGGACGGCCTGCGGCGTCGAGGTCACATTCGCGAT is drawn from Leifsonia shinshuensis and contains these coding sequences:
- a CDS encoding UDP-N-acetylglucosamine 2-epimerase, with the translated sequence MIVFIYGTTAEAIKLAPVIRRLRARGNRIQQWVTMQHTDALVKVMDQLGLGEPDVVIANGANGRPLRGTRDVVSWGTSVAGWLRRNRKRLKQTLPPDTVIVVHGDTMTSVAGAWIAKRLGLPCAHIEAGLRSGNWRHPFPEELDRRIVGTMATVHYTPSEEATRNLAKRDNVVYTYGNTALDAVLDHGDQAGGGEEPFGVALLHRFEFISNSQLVDDTLAVLQESPIPVRLIVDVFNRETLEKALQKTGGDRITVIPKLSHDAFVEMLKQAAFVVTDSGGVQAESALLGLPTLIHRKATEQAEGIGRNILLSEWDLGRLRGFLTDYESMRHGLERPEFSPSDIIVADLVSRGYAD
- a CDS encoding glycosyltransferase family A protein — protein: MTDDRASGLDLSIVIASYDSAPWLPTTIGSLQTALARSDVRAEIVVVDDGSTDGTAEVLAELASTSAVPLRVIAQENRGRFLARWEGAQAARADRLLIFDSRLLMGPDSFAYFETVDAALGSPPWNGHVPTDPAAPLVGRFWEVPTHIFWGDYLAHPAPTEIGLDNFDRVPKGTGCLVIDKQLFLDACLAAWPEENAHLVSDDTKLLRYVCERRPLRLDPGFRALYRPRTTVRGFLRHAYERGTLFVDSYAGTSALRNVVLWALAVVPVIAVLALLLSLVLGAWWVVVVLLALVVLGLLAPAAAAAAGRAPGRAVAAYLTYVVPFGAVFWAGLVRGLRVHRRSFARSTPAA
- a CDS encoding DegT/DnrJ/EryC1/StrS family aminotransferase — translated: MTQPEFIPAARPLIGEEERSAVDAVLRSGMLAQGPEVAAFEREFADALVDGRHTAAVNSGTSGLHLGLLAAGIGPGDEVIVPSFTFAATANAVVLAGAEPVFADIDPDSFNLDPAAVESLVGPRTAAIMPVHLYGHPADMAGIQRIADDHSLAVFEDAAQAHAATIDGRPVGTFGAFAMFSLYPTKNMTSGEGGMVVSADADVDHRVRLLRNQGMEKQYQNELAGFNARMTDLHAAIGRAQLRKLAGWTADRRRNAARFDRELSGVVIPPVAEGVEHVYHQYTIRVPEDRDGFAKALREEYAIGSGVYYPVPVHRLPSFGRTDDLPETERAAREVLSLPVHPSLTEADLDRVVSAVNTLAKAGS
- a CDS encoding acyltransferase, with the translated sequence MTFVASDADVSADAVVGDGTKIWNLAQVREHATIGRSCIVGRGAYIGAGVTVGDNCKIQNLALVYEPAAIGDGVFIGPAVVFTNDQYPRAVSPDGELKSAADWTPVGVTVLEGASIGARAVCVAPVTIGRWATVAAGAVVTKDVPDHALVVGVPARRIGWVGRAGVPLREEGGVWSCPRTGERYREANGALERIE
- a CDS encoding exopolysaccharide production protein; this encodes MATPPRTLVPPAVTEFLGSARFTSTLALLAVITGFSTHAIRGMIGWPGLIGALGVLVALAALSFAAQWRLIEWHGLLPISALLFVGWCALSLLWSQYQWATFGAVIYQLIFAFLAVYIALVRDAIQIVRVVGDALRFLLTLSLSLEVLSGLLLDAPMKFLGIQGNIALGGPIQGLFGSRNQLSIVALIAFVTFLVELRTRSVRPPVAAFSITLAGLCILLAHSPVIAAVSVVVGLATLALYLMRKVRPHQRPYFQWGLAVLTVAALVAAYIYRTRVIDLLNARADFQVRYQLWIQIWQLIPVQQTVGWGWVGSWPTDLYPFTAIQAATGVYHADGLNAYLDVYLQVGIIGLLLFVALIALAFGRSWLLASNRRSVVYAWAPLVLVALLVTSVFESSILVESGWMLLVICTVKASQGMSWRLRLPHHEAAG
- a CDS encoding SGNH/GDSL hydrolase family protein, translating into MSMRWGRAATAAAAAIAGALVALTVTGPAASAATTAEQLAGARYVALGDSFVSGYGLPPYAASPAPGCLQSSDSIAHRVASTYGLSLTDVSCTGATIANVTSTPQAVPGATVPAQLDAVTADTALVTVSIGGNDAGFSTVLASCAALGPSGPLLQDPASPSCAVKFGSQLAAAVDGLAPGLDAMLAAIHRKAPNAKVIVLGYPALAPTDAATPAGGCFSSALGTGQPPLPRNAFPFTDADRPLIASLSARLDAAQRASADRNGATFVSVLADSDAHTPCTGTTGPYLNGISLTSLQPPTLAEGAMHPNAAGASFLAARLQQAVGEAFPATGVQPGRAGTSDPPAPSPTVQPAAVDGPTTRLAESGSEITTLLITGGALAGIGALLVLTRRTRPLGRRSAAPAPK